One Tetrapisispora phaffii CBS 4417 chromosome 3, complete genome DNA segment encodes these proteins:
- the CCC2 gene encoding Cu(2+)-transporting P-type ATPase CCC2 (similar to Saccharomyces cerevisiae CCC2 (YDR270W); ancestral locus Anc_5.636) has product MKEAVFHVGGMTCSACSNAIIKQVGKLEGVDTCEVSLMTDECRVKFDEGQLTKDVVLECVEDCGFSCEFIKETSVTGVVGNETTVKAVLSVQGMTCSACSSAIVKQAGQLAGVVSVEVSLVTEECHVVFDKSMIDAATVQECIEDCGFGAGIMSVNETMASDLSSGKIKTTTLKLVGLNENSDVSELESFYNDTDTNGKIYDVDVINATANIQYNTSVIGIRKIIASLETFGYSVLLGNDLDNDDQLRMLSKVKEIQFWRLNLIKALSISIIVLSIYMFVPMFSPSLVKNKVFPYKQVTFIPGLFYRDIIGLILTSYIQFGVGLFFYRSAWSAYKHGSGTMDTLICISTTLAYTFSVYSILDNLGNNDEMQTLPNIQFGTSVMLVTFISFGKLLENKAKSKTSTALSKLINLYPSSCEIVEEIDGTELFTTLPSEFLEEGDNIVVKAGMKIPADGIITKGITEIDESFMTGEAILVTKTIGDQVIGGTVNGPGHFYFQATRVGNDTQLSQVIKTMKDAQLSKAPIQRYSDYLASIFVPVILLLSIITFTFWVVVCLKSQHIPSVLGENTHGKFYICLQIAISVVVVACPCALGLAAPTAIMVGTGTAAENGILIKGGDKIEMYDKVEVFLFDKTGTLTTGAMEVQKFVTASNILSDNKINAIAKVVSEMSDHPISKAIVRYCDKILEDNSDKIYRPKVLDSEIIVGKGISCTVEIDNEKHSVAIGNRKMMPQDSELFMETPDEIFSISYLLLDDKVVGKFTVADTVRSDAYETIQYLNNHGYECYMITGDISNSALHIASLVGIDFNNVFSEVTPGGKSDIVEQIKTKTGKYVAFVGDGINDSPALVLSDVGISISTGTDIAIEAADVVIIADEQNKLPAMKKVVYALDLSKKTFKRIKLNLFWALFYNTFMIPIAMGLLLPWGITLHPMSAAFAMAMSSVSVVFSSLSLKQWKPFPLDSQGLQREDKESFIKKCLRVFSFGSSRSRIEDLELQTNLV; this is encoded by the coding sequence ATGAAGGAAGCTGTGTTCCATGTTGGTGGCATGACCTGTAGTGCATGTAGCAATGCCATTATTAAACAGGTTGGTAAACTGGAAGGTGTTGATACCTGTGAGGTGTCTCTTATGACCGATGAATGTCGAGTGAAGTTCGATGAAGGGCAGCTGACTAAAGATGTGGTCCTAGAGTGTGTGGAGGATTGTGGGTTTAGCTGTGAGTTTATTAAGGAAACTAGCGTTACAGGTGTGGTTGGGAACGAGACTACAGTTAAAGCTGTGCTGTCTGTACAAGGTATGACGTGCAGTGCCTGTTCGTCGGCAATTGTGAAGCAAGCAGGGCAGTTAGCCGGCGTCGTGTCTGTAGAGGTGTCGCTGGTTACTGAGGAATGTCATGttgtttttgataaatCGATGATTGATGCAGCTACTGTTCAAGAGTGCATTGAGGATTGTGGGTTTGGTGCGGGAATAATGTCTGTCAATGAAACTATGGCGAGTGATTTGTCTTCTGGTAAGATAAAGACCACTACATTAAAATTGGTTGGATTAAATGAAAACTCAGATGTCTCCGAATTGGAAAGTTTTTACAACGACACGGATACTAATGGTAAGATATATGATGTTGATGTCATTAACGCTACAGCTAATATTCAATACAACACTTCTGTCATTGGAATACGAAAAATTATAGCCAGTCTCGAAACATTTGGTTACTCAGTACTGCTGGGAAATGATTTGGACAATGACGACCAATTAAGAATGTTATCCAAGGTTAAGGAAATCCAATTTTGGAGATTAAACCTTATCAAAGCACTAAGTATATCGATTATCGTTTTGTCAATCTACATGTTTGTGCCCATGTTTTCTCCATCCCTGGTAAAAAATAAGGTGTTCCCATATAAGCAGGTGACATTCATTCCCGGATTGTTCTATCGTGATATAATCGGATTGATTCTCACTagttatattcaatttggAGTGGGTTTGTTCTTCTATAGGTCTGCTTGGAGTGCATATAAACATGGATCGGGTACGATGGACACTCTGATATGCATCTCAACTACATTAGCGTATACCTTCTCAGTATACTCCATATTGGACAACCTTGGAAATAATGACGAAATGCAAACTCTACCTAATATCCAATTTGGTACATCTGTTATGCTGGTAACATTCATATCATTTGGTAAATTGCTTGAAAATAAGGCAAAGTCAAAAACTTCTACTGCATTATCAAAACTGATCAATCTTTACCCATCTTCTTGTGAAATAGTGGAAGAAATTGATGGTACTGAGTTGTTTACTACACTCCCATCTGAGTTCCTCGAGGAAGGAGATAATATTGTTGTCAAAGCTGGTATGAAAATTCCTGCAGATGGTATAATTACGAAAGGTATCACCGAGATTGATGAATCATTCATGACAGGTGAAGCTATATTGGTTACTAAGACAATAGGTGACCAAGTTATAGGTGGAACAGTTAATGGCCCGGGACATTTCTATTTCCAAGCAACTCGGGTTGGAAATGACACACAACTTTCGCAAGTCATCAAGACTATGAAGGATGCTCAATTATCTAAAGCACCTATTCAAAGGTACTCCGACTATCTTGCATCTATCTTTGTTCCAGTAATTTTACTACTCTCTATAATTACGTTTACATTTTGGGTCGTTGTTTGCTTAAAGTCGCAGCATATACCCAGTGTCTTAGGAGAAAATACGCATGGCAAATTTTACATTTGCTTACAGATTGCAATCTCTGTTGTAGTTGTTGCGTGCCCTTGTGCATTAGGTTTGGCTGCTCCGACTGCAATCATGGTAGGTACAGGAACAGCAGCTGAAAATGgtattttgataaaagGTGGTGACAAGATTGAAATGTACGATAAAGTCGAAGTATTCTTGTTTGATAAAACAGGTACTCTAACAACTGGTGCAATGGAAGTTCAAAAGTTTGTAACTGcttcaaatattctatctgataataaaattaatgcCATTGCAAAAGTTGTCTCCGAAATGAGCGATCATCCAATATCGAAGGCAATTGTAAGGTATTGTGACAAGATATTGGAGGATAATTCTGATAAAATTTACCGTCCAAAAGTTTTGGATTCAGAAATAATCGTCGGAAAGGGCATTTCTTGTACTGTTGAAATCGATAATGAGAAACATAGTGTTGCCATTGGTAATAGAAAGATGATGCCACAGGATTCTGAACTATTTATGGAGACTCCTGatgaaattttttctaTATCATATTTACTACTGGATGATAAAGTAGTTGGTAAATTTACAGTCGCAGACACTGTTAGAAGTGATGCATATGAAACAatacaatatttgaataatcaTGGCTACGAATGTTATATGATTACAGGTGATATAAGCAACTCTGCATTGCATATCGCATCATTAGTAGGCATTGACTTCAACAACGTTTTCAGCGAAGTGACACCTGGGGGGAAATCGGATATCGttgaacaaataaaaacCAAAACCGGTAAGTATGTTGCATTTGTGGGAGATGGTATAAACGACTCACCCGCTTTAGTCCTGAGTGATGTGGGTATATCTATTTCGACAGGAACTGATATTGCCATCGAAGCAGCAGACGTTGTTATTATAGCAGACGAGCAGAATAAATTACCTGCAATGAAAAAAGTTGTCTATGCGCTAGACCTGTCGAAGAAAACattcaaaagaataaaattaaatcttttCTGGGcattattttataacaCATTTATGATTCCTATTGCCATGGGTCTTCTGTTGCCTTGGGGCATCACATTACATCCGATGTCGGCTGCATTTGCAATGGCGATGAGTTCAGTCAGTGTTGTTTTCAGTTCATTATCGTTGAAACAATGGAAGCCATTCCCATTAGATAGTCAAGGATTACAGAGAGAAGACAAAGAGTCTTTCATCAAGAAATGTTTGAGAGTATTCAGCTTTGGTTCATCACGTTCTCGCATCGAAGACCTCGAATTACAAACTAATTTAGTGTAA
- the TPHA0C00250 gene encoding uncharacterized protein (similar to Saccharomyces cerevisiae WHI2 (YOR043W); ancestral locus Anc_5.639) produces the protein MQNIVTQVSQGNEAATAFANASNDQYNDEENGNSLIHLNIQEHHYFLTRDQLMSLSESLLLCLFPSGVFLDRMGQVISNLTPNDEVYISDFAPLCFEYMMDVYLKAYDDLINYPVASCFNISPDKSMNNTNVNNAYMQPSEDELLHEKPVIIVLREDLDYYCVPQVKFQFEIDPHLSQQITDGDLLHHLMSEIKIAAGNYLSSKTLIFDGLKSSNKTKNILNSFNAADDSTLKQSENEEDKEEDAKLGAAEQHLMDMLCSSGFGIDSQWGNRTQEHGKTIISSLSVCRLYNETTEDFRDKYNESIKQWEQSNAKEEKSPLHKPELYDLVEKPDLNTKLLLFWRKPARKCWWGGESVNLNVEVYGNYIETSSDDGVKTIRLVAPLKDDGSELRKITIPLKLHIRRVWTLELSLIGMQ, from the coding sequence ATGCAGAACATCGTTACACAAGTTTCACAAGGTAATGAAGCTGCAACTGCTTTTGCAAATGCCTCTAATGATCAATACAATGATGAGGAGAATGGGAATTCGTTGATTCActtaaatattcaagaaCATCATTATTTCCTAACAAGAGATCAACTTATGTCGTTATCTGAGTCGCTGTTGTTATGTTTATTTCCATCAGGTGTATTTTTAGATAGAATGGGACAGGTTATATCTAATTTAACTCCTAACGATGAAGTCTATATTTCCGATTTTGCACCACTCTGCTTCGAATATATGATGGACGTTTATTTAAAGGCTTACgatgatttaattaattatcCAGTGGCCAgttgttttaatatttcacCTGACAAGTCAATGAATAACACTAACGTTAACAATGCATATATGCAGCCATCTGAGGATGAACTGCTACATGAAAAGCCTGTGATTATTGTTTTAAGAGAAGATTTAGATTACTACTGCGTTCCGCAAGTTAAATTCCAATTTGAAATCGATCCACATTTATCACAGCAGATTACCGATGGAGATCTATTACATCATTTGATGAGCGAGATTAAGATAGCTGCTGGCAATTATCTTTCTTCAAAGACATTAATATTCGACGGTTTAAAATCATCGaataaaaccaaaaataTTCTGAATAGCTTCAATGCCGCTGATGACAGTACTTTGAAACAGagtgaaaatgaagaagataaagaGGAGGATGCAAAATTAGGCGCTGCAGAACAACATTTGATGGATATGTTATGTTCGAGTGGATTTGGCATAGATTCTCAATGGGGGAATAGAACGCAAGAACATGGCAAGACGATAATTAGTTCTTTGTCGGTTTGTCGTTTGTATAATGAAACAACAGAAGATTTTAGGGATAAGTATAATGAGTCGATTAAGCAATGGGAACAAAGTAATGcaaaagaagagaaaagCCCGCTTCATAAACCTGAATTATATGATTTAGTTGAGAAGCCTGATTTAAATAccaaattattattgttctGGAGAAAGCCTGCAAGAAAATGTTGGTGGGGTGGTGAAAGTGTTAATTTAAATGTCGAAGTTTACGGAAACTATATAGAGACATCATCCGATGATGGTGTTAAAACCATTAGGCTTGTGGCTCCTTTAAAAGATGATGGATCCgaattaagaaaaatcaCAATTCCGTTGAAACTACACATCCGTAGAGTTTGGACTCTTGAACTGAGTTTGATTGGGATGCAATAG
- the HIR2 gene encoding Hir2p (similar to Saccharomyces cerevisiae HIR2 (YOR038C); ancestral locus Anc_5.634), with product MKLLKYPIGISNTSSVNALDSIDGKLVLIRDDGNMVVWSQQKLIDAAFDRIDIGELSEDFSLDLSEIITVKNTNHVGYNNLKYITHCENSKGTKTLIVGSYYKLIYYEDWYNNCNPANKIKPKPKVLYQGKKLSSTVTDVKYDPKLNIIFILINNKNKVLLFSSKTMKKLSEITFVDAIQPITGIVDPMGQIFTVLSLDQSVRFYQIKSDGNYKLIKTLQKKVNIYPLNYKINMPPSANFYPLINYISAHSTDENATNNVKNNSTNNNSQTNAHLPTSSDSTVFLDRNDTSKVITTLVTPPFLKNTVLKFSPIIYDKLNTKKNTRTRYNLLATSGSKEGTIVVWNTKRVKPLFNALKVSDSPINDIIWADDGLTIFAVSNDNVLYNFAFQHADLGEALPASEVESLLNKNILLPELEDLVDKSAAAKIKVENNDSKNIKSENSGVLISDKTDDSSTDLATKTLSTEVSSITKSQEENKSRADLSVEQNLVESSQTMPVNKIQENSNLPKDQDAKKNVINNLSKKPQKKNDSQTVTLKNSSMDFNSPAYNVPKDLRRKPKEDANGEIIKKRQKKDLESMDFLDNGLLLSNVSFSRVRLGTPKIRASFEYSPVSNKNLVLDVKNGTGNEQKPTIITLNSKAKETSKQIFKDFIPKFVTICAAGDFFWACATEDGIIYVYSDSGKRMLPPLVLGVPCSFLEASSKYLLCVTCIGELYCWDLEQLKLSFPCTTIYPLLNPSLRYSDDILTRAENITVCCVTDKGIPLVTLSNGDGYMFDRDMETWALISDGWWAYGSQYWDMTNQTNFSSLKTNKLDKTDNSGASEIMQLINNETDSIVNYMERKTNDELIRKGRIKNLQRFARTILMKEGFENIEEIVTLSHLENRILVTLKLEESKEFSRLLVLYCLRISELGYVDRLNDVLQWLYNGGDIENSKLGGETRKTLLESVLAACSDIRQIQRITTSYASAIGIIKDIV from the coding sequence ATGAAGTTATTGAAGTACCCTATAGGGATAAGTAACACTAGTTCAGTGAATGCATTGGATTCGATTGATGGTAAATTGGTCTTAATAAGAGATGACGGTAATATGGTTGTATGGTCGCAACAGAAGCTTATTGATGCCGCATTCGATAGAATCGATATTGGTGAGTTAAGTGAAGATTTTAGTCTCGATTTATCAGAAATAATTACAGTGAAGAATACAAACCATGTAGGATATAACAATCTGAAATATATCACTCATTGTGAAAATAGTAAAGGTACCAAGACTTTGATTGTGGGTTCTTACTACAAACTAATATATTATGAGGATTGGTATAATAACTGTAATCCTgctaataaaattaaaccGAAGCCAAAAGTGTTGTATCAAGGTAAGAAATTATCTTCTACAGTCACTGATGTGAAATACGATCctaaattgaatattattttcattctcataaataataaaaacaaagtCTTACTGTTTAGTTCAAAgacaatgaaaaaattatcagaaATAACGTTTGTTGATGCAATTCAACCAATTACAGGTATAGTCGACCCAATGGGCCAGATATTCACAGTGTTATCCTTGGATCAATCCGTTAGATtctatcaaataaaatctgatggtaattataaattaataaaaacttTGCAGAAAAAAGTTAATATATACCCACtcaattataaaattaacaTGCCGCCTTCTGCAAATTTTTAtcctttaataaattacatCTCAGCGCACTCAACAGATGAAAATGCAACCAATAATGTAAAGAATAATAGCACCAATAACAATTCACAAACAAATGCTCATTTACCGACGAGTTCAGATTCAACTGTATTTCTAGATAGAAATGATACGTCTAAGGTTATTACTACTTTAGTTACACCGCCATTCCTAAAGAACACTGtcttgaaattttcaccaattatttatgataAACTAAATACAAAGAAGAATACTAGAACTAGATACAACCTACTAGCTACTTCTGGGAGCAAGGAAGGAACGATTGTAGTGTGGAATACAAAGCGTGTCAAGCCATTATTCAATGCGTTAAAGGTATCAGATTCACCAATAAATGACATTATATGGGCCGATGATGGTTTAACAATATTCGCTGTCTCAAATGATAATGTATTATACAATTTTGCATTTCAACATGCTGATCTGGGCGAAGCTTTGCCGGCATCTGAAGTTGAATCTCTTTTGAATAAGAATATTCTTTTACCAGAACTTGAAGACTTAGTTGATAAATCTGCTGCTGCTAAAATAAAGgtagaaaataatgattccAAAAACATCAAGTCTGAAAATTCTGGCGTTTTAATTTCTGATAAAACAGATGATTCATCAACAGATCTGGCAACAAAAACCTTATCCACAGAGGTAAGCTCAATTACTAAAtcacaagaagaaaataaatcGCGTGCTGACCTTTCGGTGGAACAAAATCTAGTCGAAAGTTCTCAAACGATGCcagttaataaaattcaagaGAATTCAAATTTGCCAAAAGATCAAGATGctaaaaaaaatgtaataaataatcTATCAAAGAAACCTcagaaaaaaaatgacTCTCAAACTGTTACCTTGAAGAATTCATCGATGGACTTTAACTCTCCTGCTTATAATGTTCCAAAAGATTTGAGGAGAAAACCGAAAGAAGATGCAAATGGTGAGATAATTAAGAAAAGACAGAAAAAAGACCTAGAATCAATGGACTTTCTTGATAATGGTTTATTACTATCGAACGTTTCATTTTCAAGAGTAAGGTTGGGCACTCCAAAAATTAGAGCATCTTTTGAATACAGTCCCGTATCgaataaaaatttagtGCTCGATGTGAAAAATGGAACAGGTAATGAACAAAAACCAACCATCATAACTTTAAATTCCAAGGCTAAAGAAACAAGCAAgcaaatatttaaagatttcaTTCCTAAATTTGTAACGATATGTGCTGCGGGAGATTTTTTTTGGGCCTGTGCTACAGAAGATGgtataatatatgtatattcTGATTCTGGTAAGAGGATGCTACCTCCTCTAGTTTTAGGTGTTCCATGTAGTTTTCTAGAAGCGTCatctaaatatttactttgTGTGACATGTATTGGAGAGTTATATTGCTGGGATTTagaacaattaaaattatcattCCCTTGCACTACAATTTACCCATTATTAAACCCATCCTTAAGGTATTCAGACGATATTTTAACTCGTGCAGAAAATATTACAGTTTGTTGTGTTACTGATAAAGGAATACCACTAGTTACACTAAGTAATGGGGATGGCTATATGTTTGACAGAGACATGGAAACATGGGCTTTGATTAGTGATGGCTGGTGGGCATATGGATCTCAATACTGGGACATGACGAACCAGACCAATTTTTCAAGtttgaaaacaaataaacTTGATAAGACTGATAACTCAGGTGCTTCAGAAATAATgcaattaattaataacgAGACAGATAGTATTGTAAATTATATGGAACGTAAAAcaaatgatgaattgaTTAGGAAGGGACGCATAAAGAACTTACAAAGATTTGCAAGaacaattttaatgaaagaaggttttgaaaatatcGAGGAGATCGTAACACTATCACATCTTGAAAATAGAATTTTAGTAACTTTAAAGTTAGAAGaatcaaaagaattttCAAGATTACTAGTTCTTTATTGTTTACGTATCAGTGAATTGGGTTATGTCGATCGTCTAAATGATGTTTTACAATGGTTGTATAATGGTGGCGATATTGAGAATAGTAAACTAGGAGGTGAAACAAGAAAAACTTTACTAGAAAGTGTTTTGGCAGCTTGTTCGGATATAAGACAAATACAAAGAATTACAACAAGTTATGCTTCTGCTATTGGAATTATAAAAGATATCgtataa
- the PMP3 gene encoding Pmp3p (similar to Saccharomyces cerevisiae PMP3 (YDR276C); ancestral locus Anc_5.642) has translation MDAAKIINIILALFLPPVSVFLVKGWGRECIIDIVLTICIWFPGMLYALYIVLQD, from the coding sequence ATGGACGCTGctaaaattatcaatatcatccTGGCTTTATTCCTACCTCCTGTCTCTGTCTTCTTAGTCAAAGGTTGGGGTAGAGAATGTATAATCGATATCGTCTTAACCATTTGTATCTGGTTCCCAGGAATGTTGTACGCTCTGTACATTGTTCTGCAAGATTAA
- the TOM6 gene encoding Tom6p (similar to Saccharomyces cerevisiae TOM6 (YOR045W); ancestral locus Anc_5.641): MSGIFNVPGAAPTKPKSKFEEFKESPMFTVLVNSVFFVAGVAFIQSPLMEMLAPEL, encoded by the coding sequence ATGTCAGGTATTTTCAACGTGCCAGGAGCAGCCCCAACGAAACCAAAATCCAAATTCGAAGAATTCAAAGAATCACCCATGTTCACAGTTCTTGTGAATAGTGTTTTCTTTGTCGCTGGAGTTGCATTCATTCAATCTCCATTGATGGAAATGCTAGCACCTGAGTTATAA
- the CKB2 gene encoding casein kinase 2 regulatory subunit CKB2 (similar to Saccharomyces cerevisiae CKB2 (YOR039W); ancestral locus Anc_5.635) gives MADETVDVKMQDTSKPDVGEELERETDSSEYVEMWIDLFLSRKGNEYFCDIDPDYITDRFNLMNLQKTVTKFTQVIQYIIDELDESILEKLSPTKLEQLEADARKVYGLVHARYIITIKGLQSMLEKYKDADFGRCPRVYCNFQPLLPMGLYDVPGMDSVKLYCPSCEDLYLPKSSRHNTVDGAYFGTSFAGMFLHTFPETVPKHPTKKYVPKIFGFELHKQAQLARWQELQRLKLEKHLQEIDVDLSKNGGFKN, from the coding sequence ATGGCAGACGAGACTGTTGATGTCAAGATGCAAGATACTAGCAAGCCGGATGTGGGTGAAGAACTAGAACGAGAGACAGATTCCTCAGAGTACGTTGAAATGTGGATCGATTTGTTTCTAAGTAGAAAAggaaatgaatatttttgtgATATCGATCCAGATTACATTACCGATAGATTCAATTTGATGAACTTACAGAAAACTGTCACTAAATTCACACAAGTTATACAGTATATCATTGACGAATTAGATGAAAGTATCTTAGAGAAATTATCACCAACTAAATTAGAACAATTAGAGGCAGATGCACGTAAGGTGTATGGTTTAGTACATGCCCGTTATATCATTACTATAAAAGGCCTCCAATCGATGCTAGAGAAATACAAAGACGCCGACTTCGGGAGATGTCCAAGAGTATACTGTAACTTCCAACCACTTTTACCAATGGGTCTATACGACGTTCCTGGTATGGACAGTGTCAAGCTATATTGCCCATCTTGTGAGGACCTGTACCTTCCAAAATCGTCAAGACACAACACTGTTGACGGTGCTTACTTCGGTACAAGTTTCGCAGGTATGTTCCTACACACTTTCCCAGAAACAGTCCCAAAACATCCAACCAAAAAATACGTTCCAAAGATATTTGGATTTGAATTGCACAAACAAGCACAATTAGCTCGTTGGCAGGAACTCCAAAGACTGAAATTGGAGAAACATTTACAAGAAATCGACGTCGACTTGTCGAAGAACGGAGGATTCAAAAACTAA
- the CUE5 gene encoding ubiquitin-binding protein CUE5 (similar to Saccharomyces cerevisiae DON1 (YDR273W) and CUE5 (YOR042W); ancestral locus Anc_5.638), which translates to MSEKELDINAIAEDVEDISLEEEKATPEEEVKLVNEQMEEEEVNPETKNDAEEDSAPPLPARKPTPELASEVQDINPLFRQLKDAFPSIEDVYINTVLIASQGDMDKSFNAMLYLSDPKDSGITVPSTPLSKSSTRKDNRSAMSQYEQDELLARQLSEKFNSSKTGRKYERDEQQRSDQRRRERQRRQNSQLTAAERREYYDEGDDSWSQFLEKDLPEIKDMANKQIQETAQKLNNWFGGVKKNLSNMSDEYGNPDSYYDEDVRRTAGGNAQRPQSKERFNSFGARVGDDSLERHGISLRTDDGYEDIPPQLPTRTRTKDSFENKGSVTPEPKKNVVAQTTYIDTPENKKYQAITPEPIPGKIQMNVNPDDDDFLINSDDEI; encoded by the coding sequence ATGtcagaaaaagaattggaTATTAATGCAATAGCAGAAGATGTTGAAGATATTtcattagaagaagaaaaagcaACTCCAGAAGAGGAAGTGAAGCTTGTTAATGAGCAGatggaagaagaagaagtgAACCCTGAAACGAAGAATGATGCAGAAGAAGACTCAGCCCCACCTCTTCCAGCAAGGAAGCCAACTCCGGAATTAGCATCAGAAGTCCAAGATATTAACCCATTATTTAGACAGTTGAAAGATGCCTTCCCAAGTATTGAAGatgtttatattaatacAGTATTGATTGCCTCCCAGGGCGACATGGACAAGTCATTCAACGCCATGTTATACTTATCTGATCCAAAGGATAGTGGCATTACAGTTCCTAGTACTCCTCTTTCTAAGAGTTCTACACGCAAGGATAATAGAAGTGCAATGAGCCAGTATGAACaagatgaattattagcaCGTCAATTGAGTGAGAAATTCAACTCCTCTAAAACCGGAAGGAAGTATGAACGTGATGAGCAACAAAGGAGTGaccaaagaagaagagaacGTCAAAGAAGACAAAACAGTCAATTAACCGCTGCTGAACGTCGTGAGTATTACGATGAGGGAGACGATAGTTGGTCGCAGTTTCTTGAGAAGGACCTGCCAGAAATCAAAGACATGGCCAACAAGCAAATCCAAGAGACAGCCCAAAAGTTGAACAATTGGTTTGGCGGCGTCAAGAAGAATTTATCGAATATGTCCGATGAATATGGTAACCCAGATAGCTATTACGATGAAGATGTAAGAAGAACGGCCGGCGGTAATGCTCAAAGACCACaatcaaaagaaagattCAATTCATTTGGTGCCAGAGTTGGCGACGATTCATTAGAGCGTCATGGTATCTCATTACGCACAGACGATGGCTATGAAGATATCCCGCCACAGTTGCCAACTAGAACCAGAACAAAGGATTCTTTTGAGAATAAAGGGAGTGTGACACCAGAACCTAAGAAGAACGTCGTTGCACAAACCACATACATCGATACCCCAGAGAACAAGAAATACCAAGCCATAACCCCGGAACCAATACCAGGCAAGATTCAAATGAATGTCAACccagatgatgatgattttCTAATCAACAGTGACGATGAGATATAA